A region of Gadus morhua chromosome 18, gadMor3.0, whole genome shotgun sequence DNA encodes the following proteins:
- the LOC115531146 gene encoding rho GTPase-activating protein 23 isoform X7 gives MNGVAFCLVGIPPHSDRPAKGHGDGMVSSNENRPRPLSSGGVEGLSWPGPRTLLLQKNSLGFGFTLRHFIVYPPESSLQSPLKDDENGNENDKGGQRSRLEPMDTIFVKSVKDKGPAQLAGLCTGDRLVKVNGETVLGKTYSQVISLIQNSQNILELSIMPKDEDVLQLVSAFSQDAYLTGNEPYSGEAQDLPKPPSLSYSGSKPSCTPLQGGHDPHHSSLDNRHPHAAAAAAAVSPLDNRTPGAAAPPTHASGWPGACPDPGAGHLAASGREWHGRSSSIVTALDFHFANHNAAIASATLPPPRKGSLPGTSRSHSDALCHQALSDWYYSQAEAAELMSPPRHCSVSQDRLADLGLSPALGPASKPESSANHRRRETLLYHQQTTTCSPDPGWRGGGPWGPGNKSCSESLLAAYAEYEHTYGRSRETLAQATALIAPHAHQPHPPGCDSQGSHSAKGREPKQEQRPSDHQVAVTYPVTAATATAPPRGRQVAEPQTRTLQQEEVVGYKSYSPSFCRKADHLLQQAHSFRESNYSSPYLAWSPSESEGGAAPRPRSTPAMPSEEEEEGEPEGEAERQATPPSPLSQEVVLRQKPPSGRRTLALRHTSYAPTLEHTEPPGTLPSAGWRGGSLPRRVNGSLAQHTLDSLSSIPFIDEPTSPSVDLQARPVQACLVVSVPDPPASTVLTPNTVTPTLSHSTTAPCVRLRPKDCSMKGRRSSYLLAITTERSKSCDEGLNTFREEGRVFSRLPKRVKSFFTDGSLETLRAQEEARSKRHSTSELGTITFSNVRKEGWLHSKQILTEKGKKLGGSMRPWKRVFSVLRSHSLFLYKDKREAVLHGAGAPGQDHQPPICIRGCLVDIAYSETKRKHTLRLTTQDFCEYLLQAEDREDMLAWIRVIRENSKTDSEELGFSRQALINKRLNDYKKQSPTVNKPDHSPRAHRMMPPFLLAKTDNNSVTRSSKTGGSHSNYDDLKAVWGIHIMKKSKKTGTPKAFGIRLEDCQPALNSKFVPLIVEMCCGVVEASGLDYTGIYRVPGNNAMVSNLQEHLNKGLDINTAEERWQDLNVISSLLKSFFRKLPEPVFTDDKYNDFIDANRIEDAGDRLKTMKKLIQELPDYYHHTLRYLVGHLKKVADNADKNKMEPRNLALVFGPTLVRTSEDNMTDMVTHMPDRYKIVETLILHHDWFFDDGSLDEEDEAPEDKPDSQPAPNIDHLLSNIGRSGMPGEASAETLDQPLRFHHQRFS, from the exons ATGAATGGAGTCGCTTTCTGCCTTGTTGGGATCCCACCCCACTCTGACAGACCA GCTAAAGGACATGGAGACGGCATGGTGTCGTCCAACGAGAACCGCCCCCGGCCGCTGTCGTCGGGCGGGGTGGAGGGTCTGTCCTGGCCTGGCCCACGGACCCTGCTGCTCCAGAAGAACTCCCTGGGCTTCGGATTCACGCTGCGCCACTTCATCGTCTACCCCCCAGAGTCCTCCCTGCAGAGCCCCCTCAAG GATGACGAGAATGGAAACGAAAATGACAAAG GCGGCCAGCGTTCTCGCTTGGAGCCCATGGACACCATCTTTGTGAAGAGTGTGAAGGATAAAGGCCCCGCCCAACTAGCTGGTCTGTGTACTG GGGACAGGTTAGTGAAGGTAAATGGGGAGACTGTCCTGGGGAAAACCTACTCTCAGGTGATATCTTTAATCCAAAACAG TCAGAACATTCTAGAACTGTCCATAATGCCAAAAGACGAGGATGTGTTGCAGTTGGTAAGT GCATTCTCCCAGGACGCCTACCTGACCGGCAACGAGCCCTACAGTGGAGAGGCTCAGGACCTCCCCAAGCCTCCCTCCCTGAGCTACTCCGGCTCCAAGCCCAGCTGCACCCCCCTGCAGGGCGGCCACGACCCCCACCACAGCTCCCTGGACAACCGCCAcccccacgccgccgccgccgccgctgccgtgTCCCCCCTGGACAACCGCACGCCCGGCGCCGCCGCCCCGCCCACGCACGCCTCCGGCTGGCCCGGGGCGTGCCCGGACCCGGGCGCGGGACACTTAGCGGCGTCGGGGCGGGAGTGGCACGGGCGATCGTCGTCGATCGTCACCGCGCTCGACTTCCACTTCGCCAACCACAACGCCGCCATCGCCTCGGCGACCCTGCCCCCGCCCCGCAAGGGCAGCCTCCCGGGCACGTCGCGCTCCCACTCGGACGCGCTGTGCCACCAGGCGCTGTCGGACTGGTACTACAGCCAGGCCGAGGCGGCCGAGCTCATGTCCCCCCCGCGCCACTGCAGCGTCTCCCAGGACCGCCTGGCCGACCTGGGGCTGAGCCCGGCCCTAGGCCCCGCCTCCAAGCCGGAGTCCTCGGCCAATCACCGCAGGCGCGAGACCCTCCTCTACCATCAGCAGACCACGACTTGCTCCCCGGACCCCGGGTGGCGAGGCGGGGGTCCGTGGGGTCCGGGGAACAAGTCCTGCTCCGAGAGCCTGCTGGCGGCCTACGCAGAGTACGAGCACACCTACGGGCGCTCCAGGGAGACCCTCGCCCAGGCGACGGCTCTCATCGCTCCGCACGCCCACCAACCGCACCCGCCCGGCTGCGACTCCCAGGGCTCACACTCAGCCAAGGGCCGGGAGCCAAAGCAGGAGCAGAGACCGTCGGACCACCAGGTCGCAGTGACTTACCCTGTAACCGCGGCGACcgccacagcgccccctaggggcCGGCAGGTCGCCGAACCCCAGACCCGGACgctgcagcaggaggaggtggtgggctACAAGAGCTACAGCCCCTCTTTCTGCCGCAAAGCGGACCACCTCCTGCAGCAGGCCCACTCGTTCCGGGAGTCCAACTACAGCAGCCCCTACCTCGCCTGGAGCCCCTCGGAGAGCGAGGGGGGCGCGGCGCCCCGGCCGCGCTCCACCCCAGCCATGCcctccgaggaggaggaggagggggagccggagggggaggcggagaggCAGGCCACGCCTCCCTCGCCCCTGAGCCAAGAGGTGGTCCTGAGACAGAAGCCCCCCTCGGGGCGGCGCACGCTGGCGCTCCGACACACCAGCTACGCCCCGACCTTGGAGCACACGGAGCCCCCCGGGACGCTGCCCTcggctgggtggagggggggcagcCTCCCTCGACGGGTCAACGGCAGCCTGGCCCAGCACACGCTGGACTCCCTGTCCTCCATACCCTTCATAG ATGAACCCACCAGTCCCAGTGTGGACCTGCAGGCCCGCCCCGTCCAGGCCTGCCTGGTGGTGTCTGTCCCCGACCCCCCAGCCTCCACTGTCCTCACCCCCAACACCGTCACCCCCACCCTGTCCCACTCTACCACCGCCCCCTGTGTCCGTCTCCGACCTAAGGATTGCA GCATGAAGGGACGCCGGTCGTCCTACCTGCTGGCTATCACCACAGAGCGCTCCAAGTCATGTGACGAAGGTCTGAACACCTTCAGGGAAGAGGGACGCGTCTTCTC GAGATTACCAAAAAGAGTCAAGAGCTTCTTCACCGATGGC TCTCTGGAGACACTCAGAGCCCAAGAAGAGGCGAGGTCCAAACGCCACTCCACCTCTGAGCTGGGAACCATCACCTTTAGCAACGTCCGCAAAGAGGGCTGGCTGCACTCCAAACAGATCCTCACAGAGAAGGGGAAG AAGCTCGGCGGCAGCATGCGACCGTGGAAGCGCGTGTTCTCCGTGCTGCGCTCCCATTCGCTGTTCCTCTACAAGGACAAGCGGGAGGCGGTGCTCCACGGCGCGGGGGCCCCCGGCCAGGACCACCAGCCGCCCATCTGCATCCGGGGCTGCCTGGTGGACATCGCCTACAGCGAGACCAAGAGGAAGCACACGCTGCGCCTCACCACGCAGGACTTCTGTGAGTACCTGCTGCAGGCCGAGGACCGCGAGGACATGCTGGCCTGGATCCGCGTCATCCGGGAGAACAGCAAGACCGACTCCGAG GAGCTCGGTTTTTCAAGGCAAGCACTCATCAACAAGAGGTTGAACGACTACAAGAAACAGAG TCCCACGGTCAACAAGCCAGACCACTCCCCCAGGGCCCACCGCATGATGCCCCCCTTCCTGCTGGCCAAGACGGACAACAACTCCGTGACCCGCTCCTCCAAGACCGGTGGGTCACACAGTAACTACg ATGACCTCAAGGCCGTGTGGGGCATCCACATCATGAAGAAGAGCAAAAAGACGGGCACTCCCAAAGCCTTTGGCATCAGACTGGAGGACTGTCAGCCTGCACTGAACAGCAAG TTTGTTCCCCTGATCGTGGAGATGTGCTGCGGGGTGGTGGAGGCCTCAGGGCTGGACTACACCGGTATCTACCGGGTACCGGGGAACAACGCCATGGTGTCCAACCTCCAGGAGCACCTGAACAAGGGCCTGGACATTAACACGGctgaggag AGATGGCAAGATTTGAACGTAATCAGTAGCCTTCTCAAGTCCTTCTTCCGGAAACTACCGGAACCTGTTTTTACAGATG ATAAGTATAACGACTTCATCGATGCAAACCGGATTGAGGATGCCGGGGACAGGCTAAAAACCATGAAGAAACTT ATCCAGGAACTCCCAGATTACTACCACCACACTCTCAGATACCTGGTGGGCCATCTCAAGAAGGTGGCTGATAACGCAGATAAGAACAAG ATGGAACCCAGGAACCTGGCTCTGGTGTTTGGTCCCACGCTGGTCCGGACGTCGGAGGACAACATGACGGACATGGTCACGCACATGCCCGACCGCTACAAGATCGTGGAGACGCTTATCCTGCAC CATGACTGGTTCTTTGATGATGGATCGCTggatgaggaggacgag gCCCCGGAGGATAAGCCTGACAGTCAGCCCGCGCCGAACATCGACCACCTGCTGTCCAACATCGGCAGGAGCGGCATGCCTGGAGAGGCCTCAG CTGAGACACTGGATCAACCTCTGCG ATTCCACCACCAGCGATTCAGTTAA